In Salinibaculum sp. SYNS191, the genomic window ACCGATGGCGACGCGGTCGACTGGGAGAAACTCCGCGACACTGTCCACCTCGGCGTCCGCTTGCTGGACGACGCCATCGAGATGTCGACGTTCCCCATCCCCGAAATCGAGGAGATGGTGTCGAAGACCCGTAAACTCGGGCTCGGAGTGATGGGCTTTCAGGACATGCTCGTGGACCTCGGCATTCCGTACGTCTCGGAGGCGGCCATCGACATCGCGGACGAGGTGATGGCCTTCGTTCACGACGAATCGTGGGCCGCCTCGAAGCGACTGGCGGACGAACGTGGGCCGTTTCCGGCCTGGCCGGACTCGGTTCACGAGGAGCCGATGCGCAACGCCACGACCACGACCATCGCGCCGACCGGCTCGATATCGCTCATCGCCGGCTGTTCGTCGAGCATCGAACCCATCTACAACGTCGCGTACACGAAGCAGGTCCTGGGTGGGCTGGAACTCCGCAACGACCGGTTCATCGACATGGCGAAAGACCGGGGCTTCTACTCCCAGGAACTCCTGGCTGACCTCCACGGGCGAACGACGATACAGGACGTCGACGCAGTCCCCGACGACGTGAAGCCGCTGTTCCAGACGGCCTACGACGTTCCCGCCAGACAGCACCTCGAAATCCAGGCCGCCTTCCAGTCGCACGTCGACAACGCGGTGAGCAAGACGGTGAATCTCCCCCAATCGGCGTCCGTGGACGACGTCAGAGACGTATTTCTGACGGCCCGAGACCTCGGGCTCAAGGGGGTTACCGTCTTCCGGCAGGGTGCCAAACCCGGACAGGTGCTCGGTGACACCCCGCGCAAAGAGGAGTGTGCAGGTGAGTGCGACTACGTTGCGCTCCCCGAGGACTGAGACGGAACTCGCGTACGCATCCGGGTCCGGATTTCTCGGCCATCATCCTGATGTGTGCCCTGGACCGCACCCGGGTGACCCGCTTGCTGCATCCGACAGACGAGACGGGGAACCGACAGTCCCATCCGTGCAGCCTCTCCCGTCCGCGCACCCCACGATTATCATGGCCGTCGCCGTAATGACGGGCATGAGCGAACAGGGAGGGCCAGCCGACGAACGGCAGGATGGCTGAGCCAGACCCGCCGCCAGCCCCCGTCCGCAGGCCACCTGTCCTGTCACGAAGTCCCCGTGGGCGGGCATCCCGTCGCCAGTAGAAATCTGTCTATAACCGATGCCTAACGTGAGACTCGTCCTACCGGTCTGGCCTAACTTGTCATTTCGACCCTTACAGGCATAGTGGCGTCAAGAGCACGATTCCTGAAGTAGGCACAGATTACAGGGGAGACCAGGCCACGGAATCCCCTGGATGGTCGCTCAGTCCGGTAGTGACAACGATAGAATAATACATTAGTATTAACAGACGAATTATGTACTTTCTCACCGAGATCACTTCCCGTAATCGTACGGAGAAGAGACTTCCTGCGAGCAGTCCCACAACAGATGGTCGCGGGCTGGCGAAGCCGATTACTGCGGTTCAGGGGGTAGTAATTGCTCTGTGGGTCGACGAGGTGCAGAACCAGTGATTTCGCCCGGCATCGTCTCACTGGTCCTGAACAGGGGTTCGGTGGGAAAGGCCCGGAGTCAGAATGAGAGGTTCAGTTAGAATCGACCGATAAATTCCAGGTCGAAAATTATCTCCGCGCACTGCTAGTCGAACCGACCAGTCGTTTCGTTACAGAGCACAACTGATACCCGATTACTGATCGACCAATCACACAGGAAAGCGGCGACTGACAACATCACTGGAAAAACCACTGGAGACATCGACAGAAAATCAGACATTTGTAATAAGTAGATTCCGACGAACAAATAATAGATATCTATGATACTATACTAACTGACATAATCGAAAGATGGCAGTCTGTAAACCACGACGTAGTAGCTGTCCAACACAGAGACACACGACGGCTGTAGCGTCGTGCATGATCGCGGTCGTCGGGAATCCCAGTCAGAGCGACAGTGAAAGCCGGTAGCTCGCTGCGATGGACGAAACGAAGTCACGGCTCCGACTGGACGTCGACGAGTTCGGGCGCTGCGGGGCCGGCCAGGCGGCGGCGTTCCGCCATGGACTGGTCCGGGCGTTACCATACGCTCAGTTGAGATTTAATACGGGACCGACGAACAGCATCTGTGTTCGGACGTCGACAGATTGTGCAGCAGGTGGGAACCGGGAGCGGGTGCAGTCGATACGGAGCGCGAGCGAGACGCCCTTCCGACGGAAAGCGAGATTGCGATTGGCCGGTCGGCGATGAGTGACCTGCGTTCCCGCTTCAGACTGGCAGCAGCGGGGTCGACCGGCGCGGCGCTGTGGTCGGCGCTGAAGGACCTGCTGTCTCAAGAGTTCGACTGGTCGGTCGGTCATCTGACCGCGCTGGTCAACGGCTGCGTGTTCGCGCCGTCGCTTCTGACATTCTGGCTCGTCAACGGTGTCGCAGACTTCTCGACGGCCCTGGCACTCGGTACAGTCGCCTCTCCCGGTGGGCTCCAGGTCCGCCTGCTCGCCTATCTGCTCGCCGTGCCTGTGTTCGTCGCCGTCCGCGCCGGCTACTACGTCGCCCACCCGGTCCACCGGCAAGCGGTCCTCTCGGGGTCGTGCCCCAAGAGCCAACTGCTGAGTCTCGACTGGTTCACGGTGGGCATCCTGGTGACGGGACTCCCGCTCGCACTCCGTGACCTCGGACTGTGGCTCGCGATGAACGCCGTCTTCGTCGTCGGGATATTCCTAGTCCCGCGCGTCGTCGACGAGCGACGCCGGGCACTCGCCGTGAAACTCGGCGCTATCGCCCTCGGAATCCTCCTGTTCGGCTACGTGAAACTCGGTGCGGCGGCCGCCAGCCTCGGTGTCGTCCCGGCCCCGGCACCGCTCCTGGGTCCCGTGGCGACACTGTCGTTGAGTCAGGGGTCCCTCGAAGTACTCCTCCGGACGATGAACAGCCTGCTACTCGGACCGCCGCTGGTCGCCATCCTGGGGTACGCGATGAACCGGGTCATGACGCATCCGGCGGTGACCGACATCCCGCTGTTGCACTACACCCTGCCCCGGCGCGACCCCTGGCGTGCGGTCGCTGCCAGCGCGTCGCTGGGCACCGTGTTCTATCTCCTCTTCCTGGGTGCCGTCACCGGCCGACTCGTCGTGGTTCCCTGACACCGGACGGCGCTTGCGGCGGTATGCGTGGACGTCCCCGCACGTCGATACCAGTTCGGTCGGTTCGTCGTAGATGGCTTCGCGGTCCCGGGGACCAGCGCGCGGCGGTGGGCGGGGGGACCACGCCGCGGACCTGTCGCCCGGCCGGTCGTCGCTGGCCGCGACCCTCGTTTTCAGCGCCGCGGTCGATTCGCCCCGTCAATCGTACGTGTGGAAGTCGACGGCCTGTTCGAGGAGTGCGTCCGGGATACCGGGGACCTCCTCGGAGCGGACCGGCCCCTGCTCCTCGATTGCGCCCGGGTCCCGGGGGAAGTCCCGGAGCGAGAAGTGAATCGAGATACCCGCCTTCGCGCCGTCCCCGTAGGCGATCGGGACCTGGTTGTGGCCGGGGGTCATGTCCCCGACGGCGTAGACGTTCTCGACGGAGGTCCGGCCGTGGTCGTCGACGTCGACGGTGCCGTCGTCGTTGATGTCACACCCGAGTTCCCGGGCCAGTCCGTTGTTGTAATCGGCCCCGTACATCGCGAATCCGCCCTTGTACTCGCGGACGCTCCCGTCCTCGAATTCCAGCGCCTTCAGCCAGCCGTCCTCGCCGTTCTGGACGCCGGAGACGTCCTCGTGGACGACGTCGATGGGGTGGGAAGCGAGCATCTCGGCGGTCTCCTCGCTCCACTCGGGGTCCTCGCCGCGCGTGAGGAGGTCCACCTCGTCGGTGAAGTTCAGCAGGATGGCGGCGACGTGCGCGGCGCTCTCGGCGTGGCCCATGACGTAGACAGACTGGTCGACGAACATGTGTGCGTCGCAGTGCAGACAGTAGTGCAGCCCGCGGCCAGTCCGGGGCAGCGGGGGTTCCGGTCGCACGTCGTTGAATCCGGTCGCGAGCACCACGTACTCCGCGCGGTAGTCGCCGCTGTTGCCACAGAGCCGGATGGCCCCGTCCTCCTCCTGACTGCAGGAAGTGAGCATGTCGCGGTGTATCTCGCAGCCGTACTCGCGGAGCTGTTCCGTACCGGTCGCGAGCAGTTCGTTGCCGCTGGTCTCCTCGCGGATGCCGACCATGTTGTGGACCTCCTGCATCATCGCGGCGCGTCCGCCGCCGCGGTCCACGATAGCGGTCTCGTGGCCGAGACGCGTGCTGTACATGGCCGCCATCTGTCCCGCGGGGCCACCCCCGACGACGACCACCTCGTACTCCTCGACAGTTTGCGCACCTGACATACTCTCTGGTCCAACACCTCGCCTCATAAGCGTGAGTTACGGCACCGTAAGTCGCCCCGGGAGCCTGGCTACGGAGGTCCGTTCGAGAGCGCCAGAGAACTCGTCAATCCGCGACTCCACCCACGTCCGGTCACTGCTCGCGCCCGTTCGCCTCGACGACGTCGACGCCGGTGACTTCGAAGCGCGCCCCGCCGCTCTCGCTCTCGCGGACGGCGAGGTCCCAGCCGTGGGCGTCCGCGACTTCCTCGATTATCAGGAGACCCAGACCGGTCCCGCCGTCGGTCGTGGAGTATCCGGCCTCGAACACCTGCTCGCGCGCACCCCCCGGGATGCCCCGGCCGTCGTCCGCGACGTAGAAGCCGTCTGGGAGGTCACCGACGGTCACCGTCACTGAGTCGCCCTCGTCGGGAGGTCCTCGACCAGTCCCGGAGCGGGGTTCCCCGGCGTCGGCCGCCGACCGAGTGCTCGTCGAGCCGTGTTCGACACTGTTGCGAATCAGATTCTCCAGCAGCTGCTTCAGACGGCTCGAATCGGCCAGAATCGTCTGCTCGGTTTCGAGGGTGAGGGTCGTCCCTTCCGTCTCGACGGTCCCCCAGCACCGTTGGACGGTCTCCGCGAGGTCGACCGGCCGCACCTCGCCCACCGTCTCCCCCTCGCGAGCGAGCATCAGGAGGTCGTCGACGAGCGCCTGACTCCTGTCGAGCGCACCCTCGATGGCGTCGAGATGGGGACTATCGCAGTCCTCCTGCGCGAGTTCGAGCCGACCCGTCGCGACGTTCAGCGGGTTGCGGAGGTCGTGGGAGACGATGCTGGCGAAGTCGCCCAGGCGTTCGTTCTGGCGTTCGAGTTGCTGTTTGTACTCGTTCCGCGCCGTCACGTCGTGGTAGACGGCGTATACGCGGTCCCCCCTCCCCTCCGGCCTGAGCGGGACCGGATGCAGGAGGAAGTCGCGGACGCCGTCGGTCGTCTCGCGGCGCAC contains:
- a CDS encoding NAD(P)/FAD-dependent oxidoreductase, with protein sequence MSGAQTVEEYEVVVVGGGPAGQMAAMYSTRLGHETAIVDRGGGRAAMMQEVHNMVGIREETSGNELLATGTEQLREYGCEIHRDMLTSCSQEEDGAIRLCGNSGDYRAEYVVLATGFNDVRPEPPLPRTGRGLHYCLHCDAHMFVDQSVYVMGHAESAAHVAAILLNFTDEVDLLTRGEDPEWSEETAEMLASHPIDVVHEDVSGVQNGEDGWLKALEFEDGSVREYKGGFAMYGADYNNGLARELGCDINDDGTVDVDDHGRTSVENVYAVGDMTPGHNQVPIAYGDGAKAGISIHFSLRDFPRDPGAIEEQGPVRSEEVPGIPDALLEQAVDFHTYD